A region from the Leptospirillum ferriphilum ML-04 genome encodes:
- a CDS encoding DsrE/DsrF/TusD sulfur relay family protein → MLTEETEEISAHRVRKVTLILSTGSYLREAPTTVLRLVEKLLERGIEVNVWAFEEAVTLTNRDQIEHSEPPSLRKVIGDKHAYIGKFIDQLLRAGLHISKLNWVTCILCAQERGVEHHQMNGVMIGTLGDLWKFVQSADQVIAIPAYR, encoded by the coding sequence ATGCTGACGGAAGAGACAGAAGAGATCTCCGCTCACAGAGTCCGGAAAGTCACTCTTATCCTCTCAACGGGATCTTATCTGCGAGAGGCTCCGACAACGGTTCTCCGGCTCGTGGAAAAGCTTCTGGAGAGAGGAATCGAAGTGAACGTCTGGGCTTTCGAAGAAGCCGTCACTCTGACAAATCGGGACCAGATCGAACATTCCGAGCCACCTTCGCTCCGAAAAGTCATCGGGGACAAGCACGCTTATATCGGGAAATTCATCGACCAGTTGTTGAGGGCGGGATTGCATATAAGCAAGCTGAACTGGGTCACTTGCATCTTGTGCGCCCAGGAACGCGGAGTCGAACACCATCAGATGAACGGGGTGATGATTGGCACTCTGGGCGATCTCTGGAAATTCGTTCAAAGCGCCGACCAGGTGATCGCCATTCCCGCGTATCGGTAA
- a CDS encoding DsrH/TusB family sulfur metabolism protein codes for MSRYLVVASRDIAEYRGGDSLFDLSESLGKNQGNVFLFLVENGVLCARENSHFSSRMTDLASVGIQILADDVSCRARGIRRLTPGVHFSGMDELADAIGLGFDNIYWY; via the coding sequence ATGTCCCGTTATCTCGTCGTCGCCAGCCGCGATATCGCCGAATACAGAGGAGGAGACTCTCTCTTCGATTTGTCGGAGTCTCTGGGAAAAAATCAGGGGAACGTCTTCCTCTTTCTGGTTGAAAACGGAGTCTTGTGCGCGCGGGAAAACAGTCACTTCTCCTCCCGCATGACGGATTTGGCATCCGTCGGGATTCAGATTCTGGCGGATGATGTCTCCTGCCGTGCCCGGGGAATCAGGCGGCTGACACCCGGCGTTCATTTTTCCGGAATGGACGAACTCGCAGACGCCATCGGCCTGGGGTTTGACAATATCTACTGGTATTAA
- a CDS encoding aldo/keto reductase: MQKRRLGRSGLSVSSIGLGLMGMSEFYGQSDREESLRTLHLAIEKGMTFLDTADMYGMGENEKLLGEAIRDHRREDLFIATKCGIQRDPANGRFVGVNGKPDYIKKCCEESLRRLGIETIDLYYLHRIDPATPVEESASAMAELVREGKIRAYGLSEASPNDIRKAYKVYPLAALQSEYSLFTRDVELEVLGTTRELGIGFVAYSPFSRGLLTGKVSPDTLSEEDFRRQNPRFQEENFRHNQESIRKLQDIAARNNLTPLQLALSWLLAQGPDIVPIPGTTKRTHLNEILGTLDHPVPFLEFVHLDEAFPRGVARGDRYAPEGMKRVYIPPVLSGKE, encoded by the coding sequence ATGCAAAAGCGTCGCCTTGGAAGAAGTGGCCTTTCCGTATCCTCGATTGGCCTTGGATTGATGGGAATGTCGGAATTCTACGGACAGAGCGACCGCGAGGAATCCCTCCGGACCCTTCATCTGGCGATCGAAAAAGGCATGACCTTTCTGGACACCGCCGACATGTACGGCATGGGGGAGAACGAGAAACTTCTCGGAGAAGCCATTCGGGACCACCGTCGGGAAGACCTTTTCATTGCAACAAAATGTGGCATCCAGAGAGATCCCGCGAACGGTCGCTTCGTGGGCGTCAACGGCAAACCCGACTACATCAAAAAATGCTGCGAAGAAAGTCTTCGCCGGCTCGGAATCGAAACAATCGACCTTTACTACCTTCACCGGATCGACCCGGCCACCCCCGTTGAAGAATCCGCTTCTGCCATGGCCGAACTCGTGCGGGAAGGGAAAATCAGGGCCTATGGTCTGAGCGAAGCTTCTCCAAACGATATCCGGAAGGCCTACAAGGTTTATCCATTGGCCGCCCTTCAGAGCGAATACTCCCTTTTCACACGGGACGTGGAACTCGAAGTCCTCGGAACCACACGCGAACTGGGAATCGGCTTTGTTGCCTACAGCCCCTTCAGCAGGGGTCTCCTGACAGGAAAGGTTTCACCGGACACTCTTTCGGAAGAGGATTTTCGCCGACAGAACCCCCGGTTCCAGGAGGAGAACTTTCGTCACAATCAGGAAAGCATCCGAAAACTGCAGGATATCGCCGCCCGCAACAACCTCACCCCACTGCAACTTGCCCTCTCCTGGCTTCTTGCCCAGGGTCCGGATATCGTTCCGATTCCCGGGACGACCAAGCGGACCCACCTGAACGAGATCCTCGGGACGCTCGATCATCCTGTTCCCTTCCTGGAATTTGTCCATCTTGACGAGGCCTTTCCGCGCGGGGTGGCCCGGGGAGACCGCTACGCTCCGGAAGGAATGAAGAGGGTTTACATCCCGCCGGTCCTTTCCGGGAAAGAGTAA
- a CDS encoding histidine phosphatase family protein gives MKYLKDPSHPDRLRIFLLRHGHLENSERHVINGSTDVSLSPAGLLQMEIWKNCFSGSSLDGFYSSSLRRTIDGVRILSEGRGIPSQAVFGFRERSFGDWEGMTRDKIEQQDPEGYKRWLKLDPEFAPPNGESLAMFRERVVEAMEGILEKSFGKNILVVGHSGVNRILLLRALGLGLDRYFGISQDYACLNIIDFYRKGPPVVHLLNAPPDWTENRAIPAP, from the coding sequence GTGAAATACCTGAAAGACCCATCCCATCCGGACCGGCTCCGCATTTTTCTCCTGCGACATGGTCACCTTGAAAACTCGGAACGGCATGTGATCAATGGTTCGACGGACGTTTCCCTCTCTCCGGCAGGCCTTTTGCAGATGGAAATATGGAAAAATTGTTTTTCGGGAAGTTCTCTGGACGGTTTTTATTCCAGCAGCCTGCGGCGAACGATCGACGGGGTCCGGATTCTTTCGGAGGGCAGGGGGATTCCGTCGCAAGCCGTTTTTGGGTTCCGGGAAAGGTCTTTTGGGGATTGGGAGGGGATGACACGCGATAAAATTGAGCAACAGGACCCGGAAGGCTATAAAAGATGGCTCAAACTGGACCCGGAATTTGCTCCCCCGAACGGAGAGAGTCTTGCAATGTTCCGGGAAAGGGTCGTCGAGGCGATGGAGGGAATCCTCGAAAAATCCTTCGGAAAGAACATCCTGGTTGTCGGACACAGTGGCGTGAACCGGATTCTTCTTCTCCGGGCTCTTGGCCTGGGGCTGGATCGCTATTTCGGGATCTCTCAAGACTATGCCTGTCTGAACATCATCGATTTTTATCGCAAGGGCCCTCCGGTCGTGCATCTCTTGAATGCTCCACCCGACTGGACGGAAAACCGGGCGATCCCGGCGCCATGA